Proteins encoded in a region of the Nitrospirota bacterium genome:
- a CDS encoding class I SAM-dependent methyltransferase, which produces MSDEILRRHQMVWQEKPVLRMLYGEWYREIAGWLQPGPTLEVGGGTGNLKECVPSVVCTDFVRLPWLDAVVDAQRLPFTNGSFANIVLFDTLHHLENVRYFFDEAIRVLQPGGRVIIMDPYISVCSWPVYRFLHPEPVDFEQDPLTLSPMQPGRKPFDANQAISTILFERSSGRFHELYPTLKKRRHHRLAFFAYPLSGGFEHPSLMSMWMVRPILALERFLGVLSRYFAFRILVVLEKASS; this is translated from the coding sequence ATGTCCGATGAGATTTTACGGCGACACCAGATGGTCTGGCAGGAGAAGCCCGTGCTCCGGATGCTCTACGGGGAATGGTATCGAGAGATCGCCGGATGGCTTCAGCCGGGGCCGACGCTCGAAGTCGGTGGTGGGACAGGGAATCTCAAGGAATGTGTGCCGTCCGTGGTCTGTACAGATTTCGTCAGGTTGCCGTGGTTAGACGCTGTCGTGGATGCGCAGCGGCTCCCATTCACAAACGGGAGTTTTGCCAATATCGTGCTCTTTGACACCTTGCACCATCTCGAAAACGTTCGGTACTTCTTCGATGAGGCGATTCGGGTGCTGCAGCCTGGAGGGCGCGTCATCATCATGGATCCCTACATCTCAGTCTGTTCTTGGCCTGTCTATCGTTTTTTGCATCCAGAACCGGTGGATTTTGAGCAAGATCCCCTCACTTTGAGCCCTATGCAGCCTGGCCGAAAACCATTTGATGCGAACCAGGCAATCTCGACGATTCTTTTCGAGCGATCGAGTGGACGATTTCATGAGCTGTACCCAACCTTGAAGAAGCGTCGCCACCATCGATTGGCCTTCTTCGCCTATCCGCTCAGCGGAGGTTTTGAGCATCCTTCTTTGATGTCGATGTGGATGGTCCGTCCCATTTTAGCGCTTGAGCGCTTCTTGGGCGTATTGAGTCGATACTTTGCCTTTCGCATCCTCGTCGTGCTGGAGAAGGCATCTTCCTGA
- a CDS encoding N-acetylneuraminate synthase family protein, whose product MTRIQIGGHWVGDGEPVYLVAEAGSNHNGNFEQALRLIDVAAEAGVNAVKFQHFKAATLYPRFAGESDYLKTSRPIYDIIKEMETPDEWVPRLADYCRMKRLAFLSSPFDEASADLLDPYVPAFKIASYEMTHAPLLRHIARKRKPMIISTGTASLVEVMQAVEVIRLEGNERIIVLQCTAKYPTPLEAVNARALVSLRDATGLPTGLSDHSRDPILAPVVAVALGACLIEKHVTLDNRMPGPDHAFAIEPHELKMLVQRVRDAERALGHGRKEPLPEEQELRAFARRSIFAIRDIWVGEQLNHDNVAVLRCGKLGFGLAPDSLEKVIGRTAAKLILAEALIRMEDLE is encoded by the coding sequence ATGACCCGAATTCAGATCGGGGGACATTGGGTCGGCGACGGGGAGCCCGTCTACCTCGTGGCGGAAGCCGGAAGCAACCACAACGGTAATTTTGAACAGGCCCTGCGGCTGATCGATGTGGCGGCCGAAGCGGGGGTGAACGCTGTCAAGTTTCAACATTTCAAGGCTGCCACACTCTACCCGAGATTTGCAGGGGAGAGCGACTACCTGAAAACATCCCGGCCGATCTATGACATCATCAAGGAAATGGAGACGCCCGACGAGTGGGTGCCGCGTCTGGCCGATTATTGCAGGATGAAAAGGCTGGCGTTTCTATCCTCCCCCTTTGACGAGGCTTCCGCCGACCTCTTAGATCCCTACGTCCCGGCTTTCAAGATCGCATCCTACGAGATGACACATGCACCGCTCTTGCGTCATATCGCCAGGAAACGCAAACCCATGATCATTTCGACCGGGACCGCGTCGCTGGTAGAGGTCATGCAAGCAGTAGAGGTCATTCGGTTGGAAGGCAATGAGCGCATCATTGTGCTCCAATGCACGGCAAAGTATCCGACGCCGCTCGAGGCCGTAAACGCACGGGCACTTGTTTCTTTGCGAGACGCGACGGGGCTCCCGACCGGCCTGTCCGATCATTCGCGGGATCCGATCCTGGCGCCTGTGGTAGCCGTGGCACTCGGCGCCTGTCTCATCGAGAAACATGTGACTCTCGACAACCGGATGCCGGGGCCGGATCACGCGTTTGCAATCGAACCGCATGAACTCAAAATGTTGGTCCAACGTGTACGCGACGCCGAACGCGCGCTGGGTCATGGGCGCAAAGAGCCGCTTCCAGAAGAGCAGGAGTTGCGTGCTTTCGCCCGCCGCAGCATCTTTGCGATTCGCGACATCTGGGTCGGAGAGCAACTGAACCATGATAATGTGGCAGTACTGCGTTGTGGGAAGCTGGGGTTCGGTTTGGCGCCGGATTCGCTGGAGAAGGTGATCGGCCGGACCGCGGCCAAGCTGATTTTGGCCGAGGCGCTGATTCGAATGGAAGATTTGGAATGA
- the pseH gene encoding UDP-4-amino-4,6-dideoxy-N-acetyl-beta-L-altrosamine N-acetyltransferase yields the protein MMQGDRVMLRPMEPADTDDVIRMRNNPDVLAQLFSDKPLTREEHLQWLDQIRAQGIRQEFLIVERASGLSAGTIGLNHIDSKHRRAEFGILIGDTEARGKGLASEASRLLLDYAFNKLGLHRIYLYAFPDNNQALHLYRKLGFVQEGLLQGHVVKNSEHRDVIVMAIIHPSYIGKQ from the coding sequence ATGATGCAAGGCGATCGCGTGATGTTGCGACCCATGGAACCGGCGGATACGGACGATGTCATACGCATGCGGAACAATCCCGACGTTCTGGCTCAGTTGTTCAGCGATAAACCTCTGACCAGGGAGGAGCATCTACAGTGGCTCGATCAGATCCGGGCCCAGGGAATCCGCCAGGAATTTTTAATTGTCGAGCGCGCGTCGGGTTTGAGTGCTGGCACCATCGGTCTCAATCACATCGATTCCAAACATCGTCGGGCCGAGTTCGGTATTTTGATTGGCGATACGGAGGCGCGTGGGAAAGGTCTGGCGTCAGAGGCGAGCCGACTACTACTCGACTATGCCTTTAACAAGCTAGGGCTGCACCGCATATATCTGTACGCGTTTCCCGACAATAACCAGGCCTTGCACCTCTACCGCAAACTCGGTTTTGTCCAGGAGGGGCTTCTGCAGGGGCACGTAGTCAAAAACAGTGAGCATCGGGATGTGATTGTCATGGCCATAATTCACCCTAGTTATATTGGTAAGCAATAA
- a CDS encoding UpxY family transcription antiterminator, giving the protein MDQTDHPLRWYALRTRSRHEKIVRDQLANQGIEPLLPTVKRLSQWKDRKKEVEVPLFSGYCFVRFAAEQKLPVLKTIGVVDIVGASHCPEPIADEEIAALRTLMTSVLPYDSHPYLHEGIQVEVIRGPLQGIRGILLRKEKHHRLVLGVRLIQQAAAVEIDVNDVVAA; this is encoded by the coding sequence ATGGACCAGACAGACCATCCGTTGCGCTGGTACGCCCTTCGGACCCGATCACGCCATGAAAAGATTGTGCGCGACCAGCTTGCGAATCAGGGGATTGAGCCGTTATTGCCGACGGTCAAGCGATTGAGCCAATGGAAGGATCGGAAAAAAGAGGTCGAGGTTCCGCTCTTTTCAGGCTATTGCTTCGTCCGTTTTGCAGCGGAGCAAAAGCTGCCGGTGCTGAAGACGATCGGTGTGGTCGATATTGTCGGGGCCAGCCATTGCCCTGAACCGATCGCGGACGAGGAGATTGCGGCGCTCAGAACTCTCATGACCAGTGTGTTGCCGTACGATTCGCATCCGTATCTGCACGAAGGCATACAGGTGGAGGTCATTCGAGGTCCGTTGCAAGGGATTCGCGGGATTCTCTTGCGCAAAGAAAAACACCATCGCTTGGTATTGGGTGTTCGCCTGATTCAGCAAGCTGCAGCAGTAGAGATCGATGTGAACGATGTGGTGGCGGCCTAG
- the pseC gene encoding UDP-4-amino-4,6-dideoxy-N-acetyl-beta-L-altrosamine transaminase — translation MTIPYGRQDISEADIQAVVDVLRSEFLTQGPAVPAFEKAIAGYCGAQYAVAVNSATSALHIACLALGVGASDWVWTSPITFVASANCARYCGARVDFVDIDPLTYDLSVERLAEKLAQAEQSGCLPKVVIPVHLCGQPCDMADIRALGQRYGFKIIEDASHAIGGKYRGEPIGNSRYSDVTVFSFHPVKIITTGEGGMALTNDSELAKRMVKLRSHGITRDAAEMLHAPDGPWYYQQLELGFNYRMTDFQAALGLSQLQRLDQLIATRHVLAGRYDKLLKDLPVTTPWQHADSYSAVHLYVIRLQLDGMKGSHREVFECMRTAGIGVNLHYIPVYRQPYYARFGFKSSDYPQAENYYAEAISLPMYSGLTEAQQDLVVAALRLATRA, via the coding sequence ATGACGATCCCCTACGGACGCCAAGACATTTCCGAAGCCGACATCCAGGCGGTAGTGGATGTGTTGCGTTCGGAATTCCTTACTCAAGGCCCTGCCGTACCAGCGTTTGAAAAAGCTATTGCTGGTTACTGCGGCGCGCAGTATGCGGTAGCGGTTAACAGTGCTACTAGTGCATTGCATATTGCCTGCCTTGCGCTGGGCGTGGGGGCAAGTGATTGGGTATGGACCAGCCCCATCACCTTTGTGGCCAGTGCGAACTGTGCGCGCTATTGTGGTGCGCGGGTCGATTTTGTGGATATCGATCCGCTCACGTACGACCTCAGCGTAGAACGATTGGCGGAGAAATTGGCGCAAGCAGAGCAGTCAGGTTGCTTGCCTAAAGTGGTGATCCCTGTTCACTTATGTGGGCAACCCTGTGACATGGCGGATATCCGTGCTCTGGGTCAGCGCTACGGCTTTAAGATCATCGAAGATGCATCGCATGCCATCGGCGGAAAATATCGGGGTGAGCCCATCGGCAATAGTCGCTATAGTGATGTCACCGTATTCAGTTTTCACCCGGTCAAGATCATCACGACCGGTGAGGGTGGCATGGCGCTCACCAATGACTCGGAACTGGCCAAGCGCATGGTGAAGCTGCGCAGCCATGGCATCACTCGGGATGCAGCTGAGATGCTCCACGCTCCCGACGGTCCCTGGTACTACCAGCAGCTCGAACTAGGTTTCAATTACCGGATGACAGATTTTCAGGCAGCGCTGGGCTTGAGTCAATTGCAGCGCCTGGATCAACTTATAGCAACGCGGCATGTCTTGGCAGGGCGCTACGACAAGCTGCTAAAAGACCTGCCCGTCACTACACCGTGGCAACATGCGGATAGTTACTCCGCCGTACATCTATATGTTATCCGTTTACAGTTGGATGGCATGAAGGGCAGCCACCGTGAGGTGTTTGAATGTATGCGGACGGCTGGTATCGGCGTGAATCTGCACTACATCCCGGTATATCGGCAGCCCTACTATGCGCGCTTCGGGTTCAAGTCGAGCGATTATCCACAGGCCGAAAATTATTACGCGGAAGCGATCAGTTTACCGATGTACTCGGGGCTGACGGAAGCACAACAGGACCTGGTTGTGGCTGCGTTGCGACTGGCGACAAGAGCATGA
- a CDS encoding glycosyltransferase: MMNPVPVSPQPSPSPSLGQRALLKKQAIRDRFDRLASERESWQRRASCYYSDQRRYLRFLMPEGLRVLEIGCGLGDQLAALKPQRGLGIDLSEAMVKEASRRHPELEFLVGDGETLALDETFDVILLVDLVGHMLDVEATLKQLRHCCTPTTRIVIAYYNFLWEPALRLLELVGLKMPQEEQNWLSPADIRNLLRLADFEVVKAERRLLMPLSIPILSNIVNRFLAYLPGLTYLCLCHYMVARMRTTSPQESQTVTVVIPCRNEKGNIEAAIARLPSFGRHQEVIFVDGHSTDGTPDEIQRVTTQYPEKDIKFLVQDGKGKGDAVRKGFAHATGDILMILDADLTMPPEDLPKFYEAITSGKGEFINGSRLVYPMEHEAMRYLNLLGNKFFSMAFSWLLGERIKDTLCGTKVLFRRDYERIVANRSYFGEFDPFGDFDLLFGASKLNLKILEVPIRYQERTYGTTNIHRFTHGWLLLKMTVYGFFRLKAV, from the coding sequence ATGATGAACCCAGTCCCTGTATCCCCGCAGCCTTCCCCTTCACCGTCTCTTGGCCAGAGAGCGCTGCTCAAGAAGCAAGCCATTCGGGATCGATTCGACCGGCTAGCGTCGGAACGAGAATCGTGGCAACGGCGGGCCTCATGCTATTACAGCGACCAGCGACGCTACCTACGGTTTTTGATGCCGGAAGGCCTGAGGGTGTTGGAAATTGGATGTGGGTTGGGGGACCAGCTTGCGGCGCTTAAGCCACAGCGGGGATTAGGTATTGATCTCAGTGAGGCCATGGTCAAGGAAGCTTCCAGGCGCCATCCTGAATTGGAATTTCTGGTCGGAGATGGAGAAACCCTGGCACTCGATGAGACCTTCGATGTTATCCTGCTCGTCGATCTCGTTGGGCATATGCTCGATGTTGAGGCGACATTGAAGCAGCTTCGTCACTGTTGCACGCCCACGACCCGTATTGTTATTGCCTACTACAACTTCTTATGGGAGCCTGCCCTAAGACTCTTGGAACTGGTGGGCCTGAAAATGCCGCAAGAGGAGCAGAACTGGCTTTCGCCGGCAGATATCAGAAATCTTCTCCGGTTGGCCGACTTTGAGGTTGTGAAGGCGGAACGGCGTCTATTGATGCCTCTGAGCATTCCGATTCTTTCGAACATCGTGAACCGATTCCTGGCCTATCTTCCAGGACTGACCTATCTGTGTCTCTGCCACTATATGGTGGCCCGGATGCGCACCACGTCTCCCCAAGAATCTCAGACGGTGACGGTCGTCATCCCCTGCCGCAATGAAAAGGGAAACATCGAGGCGGCCATCGCGCGCCTCCCCTCTTTTGGCCGTCATCAAGAGGTCATCTTCGTCGACGGCCATTCCACTGATGGAACTCCCGATGAAATTCAGCGGGTCACCACGCAATACCCTGAGAAGGATATTAAGTTTCTAGTCCAGGACGGGAAGGGTAAGGGGGATGCCGTGCGCAAGGGCTTCGCGCATGCCACGGGGGACATTCTCATGATTCTCGATGCGGATCTCACGATGCCTCCAGAAGACCTCCCTAAATTCTATGAGGCGATTACGAGCGGCAAGGGGGAGTTCATCAATGGAAGCCGACTGGTTTATCCAATGGAACACGAAGCCATGCGTTATCTGAATCTATTGGGGAATAAGTTCTTCAGCATGGCGTTTTCCTGGTTACTCGGTGAGCGGATCAAGGACACGCTCTGTGGAACGAAAGTATTGTTCCGAAGAGATTATGAACGCATTGTCGCGAATCGATCATATTTCGGCGAGTTCGATCCCTTCGGTGATTTCGATCTGCTGTTCGGGGCGTCCAAACTCAATCTCAAGATTCTCGAAGTGCCCATCCGTTACCAGGAGCGAACCTACGGGACCACCAATATTCATCGCTTTACGCATGGGTGGCTTCTGCTGAAGATGACGGTGTATGGTTTCTTCCGGCTGAAGGCTGTGTAA
- the pseF gene encoding pseudaminic acid cytidylyltransferase — MKIAVIPARGGSKRIPRKNIKPFAGKPMIAHSIAAACESNLFDRILVSTDDCEIAEVAKALGAEVPFLRPVELSNDFAGTTDVIAHATQWMLDRQWPVEAVCCLYATAPFVRVEDLTRGLVALQSGPWAYAFTVTEFAAPIFRSFHLHPDGGLEMFFPDQFSTRSQDLPMALHDAGQFYWGGPTAWVERKRIFDRHSFPVIIPRWRVQDIDTEADWRRAELMMKAISQIQDD, encoded by the coding sequence ATGAAAATAGCCGTCATCCCCGCTCGTGGTGGATCCAAGCGCATTCCGCGCAAGAACATCAAGCCCTTTGCAGGAAAGCCTATGATTGCTCATTCCATTGCAGCAGCTTGCGAGAGCAATTTGTTCGACCGCATCCTTGTTTCCACGGACGATTGCGAAATCGCCGAAGTGGCCAAAGCCCTTGGAGCCGAGGTGCCCTTTCTGCGGCCAGTGGAGTTATCCAATGACTTCGCAGGCACGACTGACGTGATCGCCCATGCCACCCAATGGATGCTTGACCGACAGTGGCCGGTCGAAGCCGTCTGCTGTCTCTATGCCACTGCACCCTTTGTGCGTGTCGAGGATCTCACCCGTGGTCTTGTGGCGCTGCAGTCTGGTCCCTGGGCCTATGCGTTTACCGTCACAGAGTTTGCTGCGCCCATTTTCCGTTCTTTCCATCTCCACCCTGACGGCGGGCTTGAAATGTTCTTTCCGGATCAGTTCTCCACCCGTTCGCAGGATCTTCCTATGGCGCTGCACGATGCCGGGCAGTTCTACTGGGGAGGGCCTACTGCCTGGGTAGAGCGCAAACGAATTTTCGATCGGCATTCTTTCCCGGTCATCATTCCACGCTGGCGGGTACAGGATATCGACACCGAGGCAGATTGGCGGCGAGCCGAGTTGATGATGAAGGCCATTTCTCAGATCCAGGATGACTGA
- the pseB gene encoding UDP-N-acetylglucosamine 4,6-dehydratase (inverting), whose translation MLNDKSILVTGGTGSFGHTFVPMTLAKYNPRRLVIFSRDEMKQWEMAKLFNADERVRFFIGDVRDKERLLRALDGIDYVIHAAATKIVPTAEYNPFECVKTNVLGAMNLIDACIDRKVKRVVALSTDKASSPANLYGATKLTSDKLFVAGNSYAGHHDSRFGVVRYGNVMGSRGSVIPFFLSIVDKGVLPITDERMTRFMITLEQGVDLVWHALEDMVGGEIYVKKIPSMKVTDIARAVASDVRQEIVGIRPGEKLHEQMIGSEDALYTYEYADHYKILPAIYKWSEDPERINGGKKVAPEFTYCSDNNTDWMSIETLRTWIAQNRDKLGKF comes from the coding sequence ATGCTGAATGACAAGTCAATTTTAGTAACAGGTGGTACCGGCTCCTTTGGGCACACTTTTGTGCCCATGACGTTGGCCAAATATAATCCTCGCAGGCTTGTCATATTCTCGCGTGATGAGATGAAGCAGTGGGAGATGGCCAAACTGTTCAATGCCGACGAGCGGGTGCGGTTTTTCATCGGTGATGTGCGCGATAAAGAGCGTCTCTTGCGTGCTCTCGACGGCATTGATTACGTGATTCATGCCGCAGCTACCAAGATTGTGCCTACGGCCGAGTACAACCCATTTGAGTGCGTGAAGACCAACGTGCTGGGTGCGATGAATCTGATCGATGCTTGCATCGATCGAAAGGTAAAGCGAGTCGTCGCACTTTCGACCGATAAAGCGAGTAGCCCAGCCAATCTTTATGGTGCAACAAAACTGACCTCCGATAAGCTATTCGTTGCAGGCAACTCTTACGCCGGACACCACGACTCCCGATTTGGAGTGGTTCGTTACGGCAATGTGATGGGTTCGCGGGGCTCAGTAATCCCATTTTTCCTTTCCATCGTTGACAAAGGGGTACTGCCAATTACGGATGAGCGCATGACTCGTTTCATGATTACGCTTGAGCAGGGAGTGGATCTCGTCTGGCATGCGCTTGAGGACATGGTCGGCGGGGAGATCTATGTGAAGAAGATCCCTTCGATGAAGGTAACCGACATTGCCCGTGCAGTTGCGTCGGATGTACGACAAGAGATTGTCGGAATCCGGCCCGGCGAAAAGCTTCACGAGCAGATGATTGGTTCTGAGGACGCGCTGTATACATATGAATACGCGGATCACTACAAGATTCTTCCGGCGATTTATAAGTGGAGCGAAGATCCCGAGCGAATCAACGGCGGGAAAAAGGTCGCGCCAGAATTTACATACTGCTCGGATAACAACACCGACTGGATGAGCATCGAGACTTTGCGGACCTGGATTGCGCAGAATCGCGACAAGCTCGGTAAGTTCTGA
- the pseG gene encoding UDP-2,4-diacetamido-2,4,6-trideoxy-beta-L-altropyranose hydrolase has protein sequence MAFRTGGGRRIGLGHVRRCLSLALALRAQGAHSLFLLDGDSEVCRFAAIEGFDAIRIRPEHDLQETICQCRDLNVDAIVADSYAFSPAYFQLLGEAARVVAVLDDLADRELRVTLVVNGSASAEQLRYRGASETAYLLGPQFILLRPEFAGIPTRVIADRIGRVLITVGGSDPNNLTVRLMQWITRALGSVKQDVVVGPLFENLEVLQDEASRVAGSIVLHRDPIDMRGLMLAADLALCGGGQTTYELAATGTPAIAVRTAENQTGNLKGLVKAGSLVWGGDVRDSDLESKVTHELKSLGDDASRRAMMSRQGRGLVDGQGASRVARTILELTEARLS, from the coding sequence GTGGCATTTCGCACAGGTGGCGGGCGCCGTATCGGGCTGGGCCATGTCCGCCGCTGCCTCTCGTTGGCTCTGGCGCTTCGAGCACAAGGGGCGCACAGCCTGTTCCTGTTGGACGGAGATTCCGAAGTATGTAGGTTCGCGGCGATTGAAGGGTTTGATGCGATTCGCATTAGGCCTGAGCATGATTTGCAAGAGACCATTTGCCAGTGCAGGGATTTGAATGTGGACGCGATTGTGGCTGATTCCTATGCGTTCTCCCCGGCGTACTTCCAACTATTGGGTGAAGCGGCGCGTGTGGTAGCGGTCCTCGATGATCTGGCGGATCGGGAGTTGCGAGTGACTCTTGTCGTCAATGGGTCGGCCAGCGCCGAGCAATTGCGCTATCGTGGTGCCTCTGAGACGGCGTACTTGTTGGGGCCGCAATTTATCCTCCTCCGCCCCGAGTTTGCGGGGATACCCACGAGGGTTATTGCGGATCGTATCGGGCGCGTGCTGATTACCGTGGGAGGCAGCGATCCGAATAACTTGACGGTGCGGCTGATGCAATGGATTACACGTGCACTAGGTTCGGTTAAGCAAGATGTGGTCGTTGGCCCCCTCTTTGAAAATTTGGAGGTCCTTCAGGATGAAGCGTCGAGGGTGGCTGGGTCGATTGTTTTGCACAGAGACCCCATCGATATGCGTGGCCTGATGCTGGCCGCTGACCTCGCGCTGTGCGGAGGTGGGCAGACAACCTATGAACTTGCTGCTACCGGCACGCCGGCAATTGCCGTTCGAACAGCGGAGAACCAGACGGGCAATCTGAAGGGACTTGTGAAGGCCGGTTCGCTCGTGTGGGGCGGCGATGTGCGAGACAGTGATCTTGAGTCGAAGGTGACGCACGAACTCAAGTCGTTGGGTGACGATGCTTCCAGGCGAGCTATGATGAGCCGTCAAGGAAGAGGGCTGGTTGATGGGCAGGGTGCAAGCCGTGTGGCGCGAACGATTCTGGAACTGACAGAGGCGCGGTTATCATGA